The following nucleotide sequence is from Ferruginibacter lapsinanis.
AAACTGTTGAAAAGTTCGCAGTATTATACGTGTATTAAATTTCAGGTTTTCGGTTCAAGCTACTATTTTTGTTACACATTAAAACTATCGTTTGTTATGAAAAAAATCTTGTTATCATTTTTTGTATTGGTATCATTGACAAATACTTATGCTCAAAATGAATATAAAAAGCCTGCTTCATTAGGAGTGCATTTCTTTTACAATGATTTCACTACTGCATCAGAGATCCGTACTACTAGTATGGTAGATGTTTTGAAAGCGGATAATTGGTATAGAACTTCCCGTATGTCTCCGGGCTTAGCTTTAAGTTATATACAAGGGCTTAGCAATCATGCTGATTTTGCAGCAACTTTATCTGGGTCATTTGTTGATTATCCAGTGCCAAACAAACCTGCTTTTTTTACTAAAGATCTGTTGCTGGAATTGGCTGTAACAGCTAACTTGAAATTGACTTCAGATAAATATGCAGTTTCTCCTTTCCTTACTTTGGGTGCCGGTGCGTCTAAATATAAAGGGTATTATGGAGCATTCGTTCCTGCAGGCCTTGGGTTGCAATTTAATTTATGGGATGAAGCATATTTGTTGATCAACTCTCAATATCGTATTCCAATTACAGAAAATGGTGCATATCACCTCTATCATAGTTTTGGTGTAGCAGGTCCTCTTGGTCCGGTAAAGAAAAAAGTTAAGAAAGTAACCCCTCCTATACCGGTAGTAGAAGCTCCAAAAGACAGAGATGGCGATGGCGTTATAGATGCCGATGATAGTTGTCCTGATGTAAAGGGGCTGGCTTCATTAAAAGGATGTCCTGATACAGATGGAGATGGTATCACAGATGCCAGCGATAAATGTCCGAATGTTTCCGGTTTAGCTAAATATGAAGGTTGTCCTATTCCTGATACAGATAATGATGGTATTAATGATGAGACTGATAAATGTATTTCAGTAGCAGGGGTGGCTCGTTATGGCGGTTGTCCTGTGCCTGATACAGATAATGATGGTATCAATGATGAAGAAGATAAATGTCCTTCAGAAGCTGGTATAGCCGCAAATTACGGATGCCCTGAAATAGCTAAAACCACTGTTGAAAAAATCAATGTAGCTGCTCAAAACATTTTCTTCGCAACCGGTAGTGCCAAATTGTTGCCTAAGTCATTCAAATCTTTGAACGAAGTAGCTAAAATATTAAAAGATAATCCATCTTACAACCTAGATATAGATGGATATACTGATAATACAGGTACAGTTGAAAAGAATCAGGTACTTAGCGAAAACAGAGCCAAATCTGTTGCGGATTATCTGAAAAGTAAAGGTGTGGAAGAAAGCAGGTTAACTGCAGAGGGGCATGGTATTGAGTCTCCGGTTGCTGATAATAAAACAGCTGCAGGAAGAGCTAAGAACCGCAGGGTTGAGCTTGGGGTTAAGAATTATTAGTATTATCATTTACGATAAGCGAAGAATATCAGGGAAGTGGGTTTATACAACTCACTTCCCTTTTTTGTTGCCTCTATTATTCGTTAACTTTGCCATTCGTTTTAAGTGTACAACAAGAAAATAAAGGTTTACGGAAATGGCTAAAATAGCAATCAACATAGCAACTGGTAGTTTACAACAACCCGAGATAATAGTGGGAATTGACCTGGGCACTACAAATAGTCTGGTCTCTATCATTCATCCGGATACAAAAAAGCCTATCGCACTGAAAGAGCATGACAGTAGCTCGCTGGTGCCATCAGTTGTTCATTTCGGAGAAGCAGGAGCAATTACAGTCGGTGAAGAAGCGAAAAAATATTTAATAACAGAGCCGCATAATACTGTTTTCTCTGCAAAGAGGTTAATGGGGAAATCGTATAAAGACATTAGCGACAATGCTTCTTTCTTTTCATATAAAGTAATTGATGATGGCACAGATAATTTAGTGAAGGTGCAGGTCGGAGATAAATTTTATTCTCCCATAGATCTGTCTTCTTTTATTTTAAAAGAATTAAAACACAGAGCGGAGCATATTTTAAAAACACCCGTAAATAAAGCTGTGATAACTGTTCCTGCATACTTTAATGATGCCCAACGTCAGGCAACAAGAGATGCCGGGAAATTGGCTGGTTTGGATGTATTGCGGATAGTAAATGAACCCACTGCAGCAAGTTTAGCTTACGGGTTGGGGTTAAACAAAGAAGCGGAAAAGACGATTGCTGTGTACGATCTGGGAGGTGGTACATTTGATATATCCATCCTGAAAATAACCAATGGGATTTTTGAAGTGTTATCCACCAATGGTGATACTTATTTAGGAGGTGATGATATGGATAATGCGATAGTGAAATACTGGTTACAGCAATCAGGGGTAAGCGAAGATGAACTAAAACAGAACAAAGAATTAACTCAGGCTATTCGTTTAAAAGCGGAGGAGGCAAAGAAGCACCTTTCTTTGAATGATACATTTACTGCAGAATTGAACGGAGATGCGTTATCAATTACCAGGGCAGATTTTGAACAGTTGATCCACCCGCTGGTTGATAAAACCCTTGCATGTTGTAAAAATGCATTGAAGGATGCAGGATTGAAAACTTCTGATATAGATGCGATCGTAATGGTAGGAGGTAGCACCAGAGTGCCGGCTGTAAAAAATACCATCAGTAAT
It contains:
- a CDS encoding OmpA family protein, whose protein sequence is MKKILLSFFVLVSLTNTYAQNEYKKPASLGVHFFYNDFTTASEIRTTSMVDVLKADNWYRTSRMSPGLALSYIQGLSNHADFAATLSGSFVDYPVPNKPAFFTKDLLLELAVTANLKLTSDKYAVSPFLTLGAGASKYKGYYGAFVPAGLGLQFNLWDEAYLLINSQYRIPITENGAYHLYHSFGVAGPLGPVKKKVKKVTPPIPVVEAPKDRDGDGVIDADDSCPDVKGLASLKGCPDTDGDGITDASDKCPNVSGLAKYEGCPIPDTDNDGINDETDKCISVAGVARYGGCPVPDTDNDGINDEEDKCPSEAGIAANYGCPEIAKTTVEKINVAAQNIFFATGSAKLLPKSFKSLNEVAKILKDNPSYNLDIDGYTDNTGTVEKNQVLSENRAKSVADYLKSKGVEESRLTAEGHGIESPVADNKTAAGRAKNRRVELGVKNY
- the dnaK gene encoding molecular chaperone DnaK, coding for MAKIAINIATGSLQQPEIIVGIDLGTTNSLVSIIHPDTKKPIALKEHDSSSLVPSVVHFGEAGAITVGEEAKKYLITEPHNTVFSAKRLMGKSYKDISDNASFFSYKVIDDGTDNLVKVQVGDKFYSPIDLSSFILKELKHRAEHILKTPVNKAVITVPAYFNDAQRQATRDAGKLAGLDVLRIVNEPTAASLAYGLGLNKEAEKTIAVYDLGGGTFDISILKITNGIFEVLSTNGDTYLGGDDMDNAIVKYWLQQSGVSEDELKQNKELTQAIRLKAEEAKKHLSLNDTFTAELNGDALSITRADFEQLIHPLVDKTLACCKNALKDAGLKTSDIDAIVMVGGSTRVPAVKNTISNFFGKPVNDSVNPDEVVALGAAIQADILAGNNKDVLLLDITPLSLGIETAGGLMDVLIPRNSKIPNKVGRQYTTQVDGQDSMRISVYQGERDLVQHNRKLAEFNLTGIPGMPAGMPKVEVSFLINADGILVVKAKELRSGVEQSIEVKSQYGLTDAEVEQMLMDSIAHAKEDIATRALVEARTEGEQLLQTTERFIQKNAAHLTKEEMMETAGAMQALQLAITMEDKNLIQTKIEALNDISRPYAERIMDIAVSSAMKGKTI